A window from Mycolicibacterium tokaiense encodes these proteins:
- a CDS encoding acyl-CoA dehydrogenase family protein has product MTAATARRDATTTAPLELFDINRLLDDDERDIAATVRKFVDTRLKPHVGDWFESATLPRELAKEFGDLGVLGMHLDGYGCAGTSAVSYGLACLELEAGDSGFRSFVSVQGSLSMFSIHRYGSEEQKNEWLPRLAAGEAIGCFGLTEPDFGSNPAGMRTRARRDGSDWILSGTKMWITNGNLADVATVWAHTDDGVRGFLVPTDTPGFTANPIHKKLSLRASVTSELVLDNVRLPASAELPHARGLGAPLSCLNEARFGIVFGALGAARDSLETTLAYTQSREVFERPLSSFQLTQEKLANMTLELGKGVLLALHLGRIKDAGAIRPEQVSLGKLNNVREALAIARECRTLLGGSGITLEYSPLRHANNLESVLTYEGTSEMHMLSIGKALTGHAAFR; this is encoded by the coding sequence ATGACTGCCGCCACTGCCCGGCGAGACGCAACCACCACCGCGCCGCTGGAGCTGTTCGACATCAACCGCCTGCTCGACGACGACGAACGCGACATTGCCGCCACCGTGCGCAAGTTCGTCGACACCCGGCTCAAACCCCACGTCGGTGACTGGTTCGAATCCGCCACGCTGCCCAGGGAACTGGCCAAGGAGTTCGGCGACCTCGGGGTTCTCGGCATGCACCTGGACGGGTACGGCTGCGCCGGTACCAGCGCCGTGTCCTACGGATTGGCTTGTCTGGAACTCGAAGCCGGCGACAGCGGCTTCCGCAGCTTTGTCTCCGTGCAGGGCTCGCTGTCGATGTTCTCCATCCACCGCTACGGCTCCGAGGAGCAGAAGAACGAGTGGCTGCCCCGGCTGGCGGCCGGCGAGGCGATCGGCTGCTTCGGCCTCACCGAGCCCGACTTCGGCTCCAACCCCGCCGGCATGCGCACCCGCGCCCGCCGCGACGGCTCAGACTGGATCCTGTCGGGCACCAAGATGTGGATCACCAACGGCAACCTCGCCGACGTGGCGACCGTGTGGGCCCACACCGACGACGGTGTGCGCGGCTTCCTCGTGCCCACCGACACCCCCGGCTTCACCGCCAATCCGATCCACAAGAAGCTCTCCCTGCGCGCCTCGGTGACCTCCGAACTGGTCCTGGACAACGTGCGACTGCCGGCATCTGCTGAACTGCCGCACGCCCGAGGTCTGGGTGCCCCGCTGTCATGCTTGAACGAGGCACGCTTCGGCATCGTCTTCGGTGCGCTCGGCGCCGCTCGCGACAGCCTGGAGACCACCCTGGCCTACACCCAGTCCCGGGAGGTGTTCGAACGGCCACTGTCCAGTTTCCAACTGACGCAAGAGAAGCTGGCCAACATGACCCTCGAACTGGGCAAGGGCGTGCTGTTGGCGCTGCATCTGGGCCGCATCAAAGACGCCGGCGCCATCCGCCCCGAGCAGGTCTCCCTGGGCAAGCTCAACAACGTCCGCGAAGCCCTGGCCATCGCCCGGGAATGCCGCACCCTGCTGGGCGGCAGCGGTATCACCTTGGAGTACTCGCCCCTGCGCCACGCCAACAACCTCGAGTCGGTGCTCACCTATGAAGGCACCTCCGAGATGCACATGCTGTCCATCGGCAAGGCCCTCACCGGCCACGCCGCGTTCCGCTGA
- a CDS encoding alpha/beta hydrolase, with protein MSMKLHPDITAALASQVDPPADLPAPPARGDWRTLRNLTNMAIEVDFANAAPAPDVTYERHSVLTRDDASLELRWYTKAGSSPGSALVYVHGGGMICGSLENYDPVVRQYVQWTGVPFLAVEYRLAPEHPGEIPARDVLAALKWLREHAESLGVDLHRIAIMGDSGGGGVGAGAAILARDAGVELAAQILIYPMLDDRNTTPDPHIAPLATWTYDMNYTGWHALLGDAVGTDRVSPVAAPARLTDHHGLAPAYIEVGTLDIFRDESIRYAKSLMQAGVDTELHVHPGSPHGHEWIGSTELGARCNADRIRVITEI; from the coding sequence ATGAGTATGAAACTTCATCCCGACATCACCGCCGCACTGGCGAGTCAAGTGGATCCACCCGCCGACCTACCCGCGCCGCCCGCCCGCGGAGACTGGCGCACGCTTCGCAACCTGACCAATATGGCGATCGAAGTGGATTTCGCGAACGCAGCGCCTGCACCGGACGTCACCTATGAACGGCACAGCGTTCTCACGAGAGACGACGCCAGTCTGGAACTTCGGTGGTACACCAAGGCGGGTAGCTCGCCTGGTTCGGCACTGGTCTACGTGCACGGCGGAGGCATGATCTGCGGATCACTGGAGAATTACGACCCCGTGGTGCGGCAGTACGTGCAGTGGACCGGAGTCCCCTTCCTTGCGGTTGAATACCGTCTCGCCCCCGAGCACCCCGGCGAAATTCCCGCGCGCGACGTTCTGGCAGCGTTGAAATGGTTACGTGAGCACGCCGAATCGCTAGGTGTTGATTTGCACCGTATTGCGATCATGGGCGACTCGGGCGGAGGCGGGGTAGGTGCAGGGGCCGCCATTCTCGCGCGCGATGCGGGCGTCGAGCTTGCCGCGCAAATCCTGATCTATCCCATGCTGGATGACCGGAATACGACTCCAGATCCGCACATCGCACCGTTGGCAACATGGACATACGACATGAACTACACCGGCTGGCACGCGCTCCTCGGCGACGCCGTGGGTACCGATCGAGTGTCCCCGGTGGCCGCACCTGCGAGGTTGACCGACCACCACGGACTGGCACCCGCCTACATCGAAGTCGGCACCCTCGACATTTTTCGTGACGAAAGCATCCGCTACGCCAAGAGCCTGATGCAGGCGGGCGTGGACACCGAACTCCACGTTCACCCTGGGTCGCCCCACGGGCACGAGTGGATCGGCTCCACGGAACTCGGCGCCCGATGCAACGCCGATCGTATCCGCGTCATCACTGAGATTTAG
- a CDS encoding PDR/VanB family oxidoreductase — MTATTNPGTFITARLMAKRLVAEGVYEFSFHSEAGRVHPPAAPGAHITVLTPSGERRSYSLIGGPQARGGNFVIAVALAPASRGGSVSMHTSTEVGMFMQISPPVDAFPLRPASQYLLIAGGIGITAMRSMFYAIQARGDASVTLVYLVRSRSEAPYMQELLAAADGMAHVFVHATDEHAGERFDLWSVLKEPSAGRVYCCASPTVIEAVRSLTAHWRASRVHFEDFAGVDPLGGDASPFTAVWEPTGQVIHVPADSSLHDALTTAGISVPVSCRAGTCGTCRVRIVSGDADHRDVILDDAQRETQLTSCVSRGHSTITIAPYADNNTGFPSTEQLT; from the coding sequence ATGACAGCGACGACGAATCCTGGCACCTTCATCACGGCTCGGTTGATGGCGAAACGTCTCGTCGCCGAAGGTGTTTACGAGTTCAGCTTCCATTCCGAGGCGGGACGCGTCCACCCCCCCGCCGCCCCGGGCGCGCACATCACAGTCCTCACTCCCTCCGGGGAGCGTCGCAGCTACTCGTTGATCGGCGGGCCGCAGGCACGTGGTGGCAACTTCGTGATCGCGGTGGCGCTCGCCCCCGCGAGCCGCGGCGGTTCGGTGAGCATGCACACCTCGACGGAGGTGGGTATGTTCATGCAGATCTCCCCACCGGTCGACGCTTTTCCGCTTCGCCCCGCATCGCAGTATCTGCTCATCGCCGGCGGTATCGGCATCACTGCAATGCGATCGATGTTTTACGCGATTCAGGCTCGTGGCGACGCATCTGTCACTTTGGTGTACCTGGTTCGCAGCCGCTCGGAGGCGCCGTACATGCAGGAGCTGCTCGCCGCCGCCGATGGGATGGCCCACGTGTTTGTCCATGCCACGGACGAACACGCCGGTGAACGGTTCGACCTGTGGTCGGTTTTGAAAGAGCCCTCAGCCGGCCGCGTCTACTGCTGCGCGTCGCCCACGGTGATCGAGGCCGTTCGGTCGCTGACCGCCCACTGGCGCGCCTCCCGAGTTCATTTCGAAGACTTCGCTGGTGTGGATCCGCTCGGCGGAGACGCCTCGCCGTTCACCGCCGTCTGGGAGCCCACCGGGCAAGTGATACATGTTCCGGCCGATAGCAGCCTGCACGACGCCTTGACTACTGCCGGAATCTCCGTGCCAGTATCGTGTCGCGCCGGAACCTGCGGAACGTGCCGGGTAAGAATCGTTTCCGGAGATGCCGACCACCGCGACGTGATTCTCGACGACGCGCAACGCGAGACGCAGCTGACATCGTGTGTCTCGAGAGGTCATTCTACGATCACGATCGCACCCTACGCCGACAACAACACCGGGTTTCCCTCAACAGAGCAGCTCACCTGA
- a CDS encoding MOSC domain-containing protein, which translates to MNSLIDLFIYPIKGLTGQRVQRIQVTERGFPFDRLIALARRNGSYGSVVDSPLTLESFFELYALDTHARLAGVVTEFDPVTEHFVVKVQGHSILECHLDSDSGVEDAIAVFANVLDVEPADRPVLVRAAPQYNYGWPGLEDTRNMWACHLVNLASVRDLEAQSGRRVDPRRFRANMYVELHEPWVERNWVGRRFTIGEVEFECIQSSTRCAATEVNPDNAIRDIPIPRLLKQHYGHTEMGIYANVVTAGSLTSGMELRCEPTAALGLDVN; encoded by the coding sequence GTGAACTCTCTGATCGACTTGTTCATCTATCCGATTAAGGGGCTCACCGGCCAACGTGTACAACGGATCCAGGTCACCGAGCGTGGTTTCCCGTTCGACCGGTTGATCGCCCTGGCACGGCGAAATGGAAGTTACGGCAGCGTGGTCGATTCCCCGCTCACGCTGGAGTCCTTCTTCGAGCTGTATGCCCTGGATACCCATGCGCGACTGGCCGGTGTCGTCACCGAATTCGACCCGGTAACCGAACATTTCGTGGTCAAAGTGCAAGGGCACTCGATTCTCGAATGTCACCTCGACAGCGATTCAGGAGTCGAGGATGCCATCGCTGTCTTCGCCAATGTGCTCGACGTCGAGCCAGCTGACCGGCCAGTGCTCGTTCGCGCTGCACCGCAATACAATTACGGCTGGCCGGGGCTGGAAGACACCCGCAACATGTGGGCGTGCCACCTGGTGAATCTCGCATCGGTCCGCGACCTCGAAGCACAGAGCGGCCGGCGCGTCGATCCGCGACGATTCCGGGCGAATATGTATGTCGAACTCCATGAGCCTTGGGTGGAGCGCAACTGGGTGGGCCGCCGATTCACGATCGGCGAAGTCGAGTTCGAGTGCATTCAGTCGTCGACCAGATGCGCAGCCACAGAGGTCAACCCCGACAACGCAATCCGTGACATCCCGATACCGAGACTCCTCAAACAGCATTACGGCCATACCGAGATGGGTATCTACGCAAACGTTGTGACCGCTGGCTCTCTGACGTCTGGAATGGAACTGAGGTGCGAGCCGACAGCGGCGCTCGGCCTCGATGTCAATTGA
- a CDS encoding SDR family NAD(P)-dependent oxidoreductase: MGRLDGKVAVVTGAASGIGREVARRFAAEDAAVVAFDLNEDDLRRLADELGDRVLIHPGDVRTADDLSAAVRRAEQEFGLLTTICNCAGVYDNVPFLELTEERWRRTVDINLSGVYFACKAAVPAMQRAGGGSIINLASANSMVASPGETAYSASKGGVLMLTKAIAVEHARDAIRANAICPGFVDTPMVAGTIAQFGDRDQMLTEVSKFQPLGIGLPEDIARVACFLASDDSRSMTGSAVMADGGYTAM; the protein is encoded by the coding sequence GTGGGCAGGTTGGACGGCAAGGTCGCGGTCGTCACGGGTGCCGCCTCTGGGATCGGTCGCGAAGTCGCGAGGCGGTTCGCCGCGGAGGACGCCGCGGTCGTCGCATTCGACCTCAACGAGGACGATCTCCGCCGACTCGCTGATGAGCTCGGCGACCGCGTCTTGATCCACCCGGGTGACGTGCGGACCGCAGACGATCTCTCCGCTGCGGTTCGACGAGCCGAGCAGGAGTTCGGCCTGCTCACGACCATCTGCAACTGCGCGGGCGTCTACGACAACGTGCCTTTCCTCGAACTCACCGAGGAACGCTGGCGAAGGACAGTCGACATCAACCTGAGCGGTGTGTATTTCGCGTGCAAAGCTGCCGTTCCGGCGATGCAGCGCGCCGGTGGGGGTTCGATCATCAATCTGGCGTCCGCCAACTCCATGGTCGCCTCCCCGGGTGAAACCGCTTACAGCGCAAGCAAAGGCGGCGTTCTGATGTTGACGAAGGCGATCGCAGTTGAGCACGCAAGGGACGCCATCCGCGCCAATGCGATCTGTCCTGGCTTTGTGGACACACCCATGGTCGCGGGCACGATTGCCCAGTTCGGCGATCGGGACCAGATGCTGACGGAAGTCAGTAAATTCCAGCCTTTGGGAATCGGATTGCCCGAGGACATTGCACGGGTCGCCTGCTTTCTCGCTTCGGACGACTCCAGGAGTATGACAGGTTCGGCGGTCATGGCAGATGGTGGCTACACCGCGATGTGA
- a CDS encoding LLM class flavin-dependent oxidoreductase, with product MRTAGEIGAFPLSLCYNAEYLAGHWDAFAEGAAKGGHPADRGDWRIAAHVFVAETDKEALAYAVDSPLADVWLNYEVEVSRQWGALGMIGIDEAWSKEEILDFMARERWLVGSPETVAEKVAQLHETTGGFGTMLTIPVGDQNDGGAWRRSVELMGTEVAPRLSALTGSVGAQK from the coding sequence CTGCGGACCGCCGGAGAGATCGGGGCTTTCCCCCTCAGCCTCTGCTACAACGCCGAGTACCTGGCTGGTCACTGGGACGCCTTCGCCGAAGGCGCAGCGAAGGGCGGACACCCGGCAGACCGTGGCGACTGGCGCATCGCGGCCCACGTCTTCGTCGCGGAGACGGACAAAGAGGCCCTCGCCTACGCGGTCGACAGTCCCCTGGCCGACGTCTGGCTGAATTATGAAGTGGAGGTCTCCCGCCAGTGGGGTGCGCTCGGCATGATCGGCATCGACGAGGCCTGGTCAAAGGAGGAGATCCTCGACTTCATGGCCCGGGAGCGATGGTTGGTCGGTTCGCCGGAGACTGTGGCCGAGAAAGTGGCGCAGCTCCATGAGACGACCGGCGGATTCGGGACAATGCTCACTATCCCGGTCGGCGACCAGAATGATGGCGGTGCGTGGCGGCGTTCCGTGGAGCTCATGGGAACCGAGGTGGCGCCGAGGCTCAGCGCGCTGACCGGTTCGGTCGGCGCGCAGAAGTAG
- a CDS encoding GntR family transcriptional regulator — protein sequence MTAQSPAPRRRETAQQVVLDHVRQLISTGTLKPDDRIRQEQLAEELSTSVVPVREALKILEAEGMVQYVPHRGYSVTRLSLAELTETYLVRRLLEDEVVRLGAPKLTAGDFAALEQAMEVMESAGAAGDLGTMIEANKSFHFLIFAAAQMPLMANYIRMLWQSTDAYRAFYYAEGAARDRVHAEHRSIVDALRAGDVERAITELHQHREHAVRALSARLGGQ from the coding sequence ATGACCGCGCAATCGCCCGCCCCACGACGGCGGGAGACCGCTCAGCAGGTCGTGCTGGATCACGTGCGGCAACTCATCTCCACCGGCACGCTCAAACCCGATGACCGGATTCGGCAGGAGCAGTTGGCCGAGGAGCTTTCGACCAGCGTGGTTCCCGTCCGTGAAGCCCTGAAGATCCTCGAAGCCGAAGGAATGGTGCAGTATGTCCCGCACCGGGGGTACAGCGTCACCCGGCTCAGCCTTGCTGAGCTGACGGAGACCTACCTGGTGCGCCGGTTGCTCGAGGATGAGGTGGTGCGCCTGGGGGCGCCCAAGCTGACCGCCGGTGACTTCGCGGCGTTGGAACAGGCCATGGAGGTCATGGAGTCAGCCGGTGCTGCCGGCGACCTCGGAACCATGATCGAGGCCAACAAGAGTTTCCACTTCCTGATCTTCGCCGCGGCGCAGATGCCGTTGATGGCCAACTACATTCGAATGTTGTGGCAGTCAACCGACGCCTACCGCGCCTTCTACTACGCCGAGGGCGCGGCCCGCGACCGGGTGCACGCCGAGCACCGCAGTATTGTCGACGCTCTGCGGGCCGGCGACGTCGAGCGTGCTATCACCGAACTGCATCAGCACCGCGAGCACGCCGTGAGGGCACTGTCGGCCCGGTTGGGCGGGCAGTAG
- a CDS encoding transporter substrate-binding domain-containing protein → MTPRLRALLGVVALLVLCAGIPAGPAGAAPRTVTVAVNVVSPFVVSNGDQWTGFTVDLWNEIAQRQAWTTNLVVVENVPAMLETVAAGRADVGASGVSITAAREQDFDFSQPILDAGLQIIVPARSTEVSSPGLTGFLELLFSKLMLLYLLAALVITLLPAHILWLVERRHADSTMARTYFPGIFQAFGWGLGMLAARVDASPRHGAARLIATLWALVSVIFVAFYTANLTAALTVAKLESAIRGPADLYDKTVATVSNTTSSAYLRRMGIAATEMPSIEDCYRALREKQLDAVVFDAPVLHHYVAHQGAGVAVMAGPIFQEEDYGLVLPLGSELRKPVDQTLLGMREDGTYDVIFQRWFGDDGID, encoded by the coding sequence GTGACACCGCGACTGCGGGCCCTGCTGGGCGTCGTGGCACTGCTGGTGTTGTGCGCGGGGATTCCCGCGGGTCCCGCCGGCGCCGCCCCGAGGACGGTCACCGTGGCGGTGAATGTGGTGAGCCCGTTTGTGGTGAGCAACGGCGATCAGTGGACCGGCTTCACGGTCGACCTGTGGAACGAGATCGCGCAGCGGCAGGCCTGGACCACGAATCTTGTTGTTGTCGAGAATGTTCCAGCCATGCTGGAGACCGTGGCCGCCGGCCGGGCCGATGTCGGAGCCAGCGGGGTGTCGATCACCGCGGCCCGCGAGCAGGACTTCGATTTCTCCCAGCCCATTCTCGACGCCGGCTTGCAGATCATCGTCCCCGCACGCAGCACCGAGGTGTCCAGCCCCGGACTCACCGGGTTCCTCGAGCTGCTGTTCTCCAAGCTGATGTTGTTGTATCTGCTTGCTGCGCTGGTGATCACGCTGCTGCCCGCGCACATCCTCTGGCTCGTTGAACGCCGGCACGCCGACTCGACCATGGCCAGGACCTATTTCCCCGGTATCTTCCAGGCGTTCGGGTGGGGCCTCGGGATGCTCGCCGCCCGTGTTGACGCCTCCCCCCGGCACGGCGCTGCCCGGTTGATCGCCACGCTGTGGGCCCTGGTGAGCGTCATCTTCGTCGCGTTCTACACCGCCAACCTGACCGCGGCCTTGACGGTGGCCAAGCTGGAATCGGCGATCCGCGGTCCCGCCGACCTGTACGACAAGACGGTGGCCACGGTCTCGAACACGACGTCCTCGGCGTACCTGCGCCGGATGGGCATCGCCGCCACCGAGATGCCCAGCATCGAGGACTGCTACCGCGCATTACGGGAGAAGCAGCTCGACGCCGTGGTGTTCGACGCTCCCGTGCTGCACCACTACGTCGCCCACCAGGGCGCAGGCGTCGCGGTGATGGCCGGCCCCATCTTCCAGGAGGAGGACTACGGCCTGGTCCTGCCGTTGGGCAGTGAGCTGCGCAAGCCGGTGGACCAGACCCTGCTGGGCATGCGCGAGGACGGTACCTACGACGTCATCTTCCAGCGCTGGTTCGGTGACGACGGCATCGACTGA
- a CDS encoding Ku protein has translation MRSIWKGSIAFGLVNVPVKVYSATEDHDIKFHQVHAKDNGRIRYKRVCEVCGEVVEYRDIAKAFESDDGQSVVITDEDIATLPEERSREIEVLEFVPASQIDPIMYDKSYFLEPDSKSSKSYVLLAKTLMDTDRLAIVHFALRNKTRLAALRVMDINKRDVMTIHTLLWPDEIRDPDFPVLDQKVDIKPAELKMAGQVVDSMADDFNPDQFHDDYQEQLRELVEAKLEGGEAFTVEEQQPEDLDETEDVSDLLAKLEASVKKRRGESSADDDGGDDDEPKKAPAKKAPAKKAAAKKAPAKKAAAKKTPARKSAAKKSS, from the coding sequence ATGCGGTCCATCTGGAAGGGTTCGATTGCGTTCGGCCTGGTGAATGTGCCGGTCAAGGTGTACAGCGCCACCGAGGACCACGACATCAAATTCCACCAGGTGCACGCCAAGGACAACGGGCGCATCCGCTACAAGCGTGTGTGCGAGGTCTGCGGTGAGGTGGTCGAGTACCGCGACATCGCGAAGGCCTTCGAGTCCGACGACGGCCAGAGTGTGGTGATCACCGACGAGGACATCGCCACGCTCCCGGAGGAGCGCAGCCGCGAGATCGAGGTGCTGGAGTTCGTCCCGGCCAGCCAGATCGATCCGATCATGTACGACAAGAGCTACTTCCTGGAGCCGGACTCGAAATCGTCGAAGTCCTACGTGCTGCTGGCCAAGACGTTGATGGACACCGATCGGCTGGCGATCGTGCACTTCGCCCTGCGTAACAAGACCAGGCTGGCAGCGCTGCGGGTGATGGACATCAACAAGCGCGACGTGATGACCATCCACACCCTGTTGTGGCCCGACGAGATCCGCGACCCGGACTTCCCGGTGCTGGACCAGAAGGTCGACATCAAACCCGCCGAGCTCAAGATGGCCGGCCAGGTGGTCGATTCGATGGCCGACGACTTCAACCCCGACCAGTTCCATGACGATTACCAGGAACAGTTGCGGGAGCTCGTCGAGGCCAAGCTCGAGGGCGGCGAGGCCTTCACCGTCGAGGAGCAGCAGCCCGAGGACCTCGACGAGACCGAGGATGTGTCCGACCTGCTGGCCAAGCTGGAAGCCAGCGTGAAGAAGCGCCGCGGCGAATCCTCCGCCGATGACGACGGCGGCGACGACGACGAGCCGAAGAAGGCGCCCGCCAAGAAGGCCCCGGCGAAGAAGGCAGCGGCCAAAAAAGCCCCGGCCAAAAAAGCCGCCGCCAAGAAGACTCCGGCCAGAAAGTCAGCCGCCAAGAAGTCCAGCTGA
- a CDS encoding carbohydrate kinase family protein, producing the protein MTSRALVIGEALIDVVERDGATVGEHVGGSPLNVAVGLGRLQRGVDFLTHIGDDEHGRRIADHVTSSGVNLVAGSVSAEKTPVAHASLDASGAATYTFDLTWQLSGTPEVSPPTVVHTGSIATVLEPGCRAVAALLDTYRVSATVSFDPNVRTDLITDDNLARERIERLVAKSDVVKASDEDLRWLEPGVEPEEVARRWLSAGPSLVAVTRGGDGALAVSQAGAVSVPARRVQVVDTVGAGDSFMTGLLDALWSLGLLGAENRHALQAITTDQMHSVLSAATLNSALTVAKAGAQLPDRAALDAAGSRV; encoded by the coding sequence GTGACGAGTAGAGCTCTGGTCATCGGTGAGGCCCTCATCGATGTGGTGGAGCGCGACGGTGCGACCGTCGGTGAACACGTCGGCGGCAGTCCGCTGAATGTGGCCGTCGGCCTGGGCCGGCTTCAGCGCGGGGTCGATTTCCTCACCCACATCGGCGACGACGAACACGGCCGGCGCATCGCCGATCACGTCACGTCCTCGGGCGTGAACCTGGTGGCCGGCAGTGTCAGCGCCGAGAAGACACCGGTGGCACACGCCAGTCTCGATGCCTCCGGCGCGGCCACCTACACCTTCGACCTGACCTGGCAGCTCTCGGGCACCCCGGAGGTGAGCCCGCCGACGGTGGTGCACACCGGCTCCATCGCCACGGTGCTGGAACCGGGCTGCCGCGCGGTGGCCGCACTGTTGGACACCTACCGGGTCTCGGCGACGGTCAGCTTCGACCCCAACGTGCGCACCGACCTGATCACCGACGACAACCTGGCGCGCGAGCGCATCGAACGACTGGTCGCCAAGAGTGACGTGGTGAAGGCCAGCGACGAGGACCTGCGGTGGCTGGAGCCTGGCGTCGAACCCGAAGAGGTGGCGCGACGCTGGCTGTCGGCAGGCCCGTCGCTGGTGGCCGTGACCCGCGGGGGCGACGGTGCGCTGGCGGTGTCGCAGGCGGGTGCGGTCTCGGTGCCGGCGCGGCGGGTACAGGTGGTGGACACGGTGGGCGCGGGCGACTCGTTCATGACGGGCTTGCTCGACGCCCTGTGGTCACTGGGCCTGCTGGGAGCAGAGAACCGGCACGCGCTGCAGGCGATCACCACCGACCAGATGCACTCGGTGCTGAGCGCCGCCACGCTCAATTCGGCGCTCACGGTCGCCAAGGCCGGCGCCCAACTGCCCGATCGGGCCGCCTTGGACGCCGCGGGCTCACGCGTTTAG